A genomic stretch from Telopea speciosissima isolate NSW1024214 ecotype Mountain lineage chromosome 7, Tspe_v1, whole genome shotgun sequence includes:
- the LOC122668521 gene encoding uncharacterized protein LOC122668521 — MAVLHYDGSLTSDRASYGGLIRNAMGVPILAYVGKREEASILSMELLAIYRGISLCLEKDIQNISIRFDSKLAVDILNGTITCPWSVYVLKCRITVFLDQLPHKEIRHVWRELNQPTYFIASIDNGDGESIIYPLDFPGDLLGLIQNDAVRKTHFRPP, encoded by the coding sequence ATGGCAGTCCTCCATTATGACGGGTCCTTGACATCAGATAGGGCTTCCTATGGGGGTCTCATCCGAAATGCCATGGGGGTTCCTATTCTGGCTTATGTTGGTAAGAGGGAGGAGGCCTCAATCCTTAGTATGGAGCTTTTAGCCATCTATAGAGGAATATCTCTGTGCTTGGAGAAAGATATTCAGAATATCTCGATTAGGTTTGATTCTAAGTTGGCAGTGGATATTCTTAATGGCACGATTACTTGTCCTTGGAGTGTGTATGTATTGAAGTGTCGGATTACTGTTTTCTTGGACCAACTACCTCATAAGGAAAttaggcatgtttggagggagctGAATCAACCGACatattttattgcttccattgaTAATGGGGATGGGGAATCTATTATCTATCCTCTGGATTTTCCAGGAGATCTGCTGGGATTGATACAGAACGATGCGGTTAGGAAGACTCATTTTAGACCTCcttga